GCCATCAATTACATTGAATGGGGCGAGAAACAAGGATACCCGAACAGAACAACTCTGCGGAATAGGCGGCCATGGTATGGGTTAACACCTCATGAAACTCCTGATGTTCTTTGGCCGATGATACATAACGACAGATTGATAGTTGGGTTGCTTGAAAGCGATAGAATTGTTGTTGACCATAATTTGTTTGAAATAACTGGTAACGAAAAGGGCTCAAAAGTTTATCTTTTTGTTTCTCTGTTCGCAACATACCAAGCCCTTGTGAGAGAACTTATCGGTCGTTCGAACTTGGGTGAAGGAGCACTCAAGACCGAAGGAATTGACATCCAGAAACTTATTGTGTTTAAACCGGAAGCCCTTTCAGAATTCGAAGAGAGCCTACACCAGTTGTTTGAGAAACTGTCAACTTACGAAATCAAGTCCATCTTCGAGGAGCTCGGCCTTCCAAAGCCAAACAAAGACTTCAGCAACATCAAGCCGGAGGAGGTTTCCCTCGACAGGGTCCTTCCCGACAGGCGCGAGCTGGACAGGGTGATCTTCGAGGCGCTCGGATTGACCGAGGAAGAGCAGCTTGAGGTCTACAGGGCGGTTGTCGAGCTCGTGAAGGCGAGGCTGGTGAAGGCGAGGACGTTTTCGAAGAAGGGGAAGAGGTGATGGGATTGTTGAGTGTTTTTATTAGTCATTCTTCTTCAGATTATGAAGTTATCACAAAGGTGAGAGAAACCTTGGAAGTTCAGGGGTTCCACATATACCTCGCGGAGGAGGATGTTAGAGCAGGCACTTACCTTCCCGCCAAGAT
This genomic interval from Methanomassiliicoccales archaeon contains the following:
- a CDS encoding toll/interleukin-1 receptor domain-containing protein — translated: MGLLSVFISHSSSDYEVITKVRETLEVQGFHIYLAEEDVRAGTYLPAKIEDAIRQCDVVLAILTSKASKSA